The Plectropomus leopardus isolate mb unplaced genomic scaffold, YSFRI_Pleo_2.0 unplaced_scaffold11802, whole genome shotgun sequence genomic interval AAAACGTTTTTAAAACGAAGCGCGGGTAcgtttaaaaatgcttttaaacgtttttgtttttgtggattatCATTTAAACCAGCTGTTCTTTCAACAGTCAGTTAGCGGTAAAAATTGtcatatgtgcatttttacatGAGTGAAACGTTCAAACAGCTTCACGATTATCTGTTTTAAATACACGATTGCATCGTGGGctgtcattgttttatttaacacagTACATGACCATTATTATGAAAGCTGtgatgacaacatttttgcttttacatgAACAATGAGAACAGCTGCCTCACCCAGTGAAAGCCTTAATAACAGTAGCTACGGAAATAAATCGATGTAAGAAACTGCACCGTTCACAGTAGGTTTGAATTATTATTTCCGACTTCACACTCATCATTTTGTACCCTGCATGCTTATTAACCAATTATTGACCAATGAAGCAGCGGCCagataataaaactgaaattttccaaagtaaaatttaaaatgaataactgATGAGAATGAAAGGGTGCCGGTTTGatattaatttaatacatttgacTAACGCATTAGTaaattaactgttttaaatattaaagccttttaaaatgattatggTTTATTATGTCATGTATTTAGTTAACAGCCAGCCCGTCGTCATTTGTGCGTACGAGTGGTCTGAGTTCTCGATTTGTTCTCAGAGTACGAAAACATTttgtaagaaaatattgatgaatcacagatttttttttgtttctgaatgACGCCCAAAGTCTCTGAGTTTCTTTAAACGTTCTCTCCTCATCCAGCTGACGTCtctgtattacttttttttattattttaaatcactcTTTATGTAATTTCTCGGTTTTCTCCTTCATCAGCGCCACTGCACCGCTATTGGTGGAAGTCTGACTTCCATCCACGGCAAAAAGGAGTACCAGGAGATCCGAGCGTTGATCAAGGATCTGACCAACACGCACAAGAAGACCTGGGTCGGAGGCTACGACGCCGCACAGGTGAGTCGACAGATTCATTCATGTACACGCTGtaacttaatttaaataataataattaaacaacaacaacaacaaatttataaatttaagtttgacaaaaaaactttCAGGACGGTGTGTGGCTGTGGAGCGACAATACAGTGTTTGACTTCAAAGGCTGGGGCAATGGAGAGCCCAACGGGGGCGGGAGAGAGCACTGCATGGAGATCAACTTCAGAGGTAAAAACCGATCAGCTGACGACGTGGCGTGACCGCGGGCCGGGCGCTATGGCCTTGAAACAATATCGCAATATTTGTGTGCCATATCATGGTACAA includes:
- the LOC121963590 gene encoding ladderlectin-like, which codes for HQRHCTAIGGSLTSIHGKKEYQEIRALIKDLTNTHKKTWVGGYDAAQDGVWLWSDNTVFDFKGWGNGEPNGGGREHCMEINFRGKNRSADDVA